In one Dermatophilaceae bacterium Sec6.4 genomic region, the following are encoded:
- a CDS encoding GMC family oxidoreductase — translation MSDLLRGLLKGAVGPKDNDSRFLLDVHSRDLPGQDTMRQYSPDEEVDLVVIGAGAGGSVLAQRLARQGWKVVILEAGPFWHPDEDWVSDEAGSHELYWTQKRIIGGSDPIELGKNNSGRGVGGSMVHYAGYTPRFHPSDFSTLTDDGVGADWPIRYEDLRPHYEQVEAELPVAGQNWPWGYPHKYPFSPHPVSGAAAKLWEGARKAGIEMRVGPVGIVNGTFGNRPHCIYRGYCLQGCKVNAKASPYVTHLPDALSHSVEIRANCMASRIEIDQSTGKAKGVIYHQEIGGKEIIQRAKFVAVAGYSIETPRLLLNSTSARFPNGLCNNEDQVGRYIMVQGASQTAGRFPEELRMYKAPPPEISSEQFYETDSSRGFKRGFSIQTVSPLPIGWAEHVLADGHWGRAMREYMRDYNHWTTIGVLNELLPQPDNRITIADETDPYGIPIARMDYSLCDNDHANVEYSTKIIKDILHAAGSQDILTIHRYAHLVGGARMGSAPSNSVVDANHRSWAVPNLFIADGSVCPTQGSANPALTIMSLASRLAQQMASGVAMSDDPVVRAGSRAPESARR, via the coding sequence ATGAGCGATTTACTACGCGGCCTGCTCAAGGGCGCGGTAGGACCTAAGGACAATGACTCCCGGTTCCTGCTGGACGTGCACTCGCGCGACCTGCCGGGTCAGGACACGATGCGGCAGTACTCCCCGGACGAGGAGGTCGACCTGGTCGTGATCGGTGCGGGCGCGGGCGGGTCTGTGCTCGCTCAACGACTGGCCCGCCAAGGGTGGAAGGTAGTCATCCTGGAGGCCGGTCCGTTCTGGCACCCCGACGAGGACTGGGTCTCCGACGAGGCCGGCTCGCACGAGTTGTACTGGACCCAGAAGCGCATCATCGGCGGGTCCGACCCGATCGAACTCGGTAAGAACAACTCCGGTCGCGGCGTCGGTGGGTCGATGGTGCACTACGCGGGATACACCCCGCGCTTCCACCCCAGCGACTTCTCCACCCTGACCGATGACGGTGTCGGCGCCGACTGGCCGATCCGCTACGAGGACCTACGCCCGCACTACGAGCAGGTCGAGGCCGAACTACCCGTGGCCGGGCAGAACTGGCCGTGGGGATATCCGCACAAGTATCCGTTCTCCCCGCACCCGGTGTCCGGCGCCGCTGCCAAACTGTGGGAGGGCGCCCGCAAAGCCGGTATCGAGATGCGGGTCGGTCCGGTCGGCATCGTCAACGGCACTTTCGGCAACCGCCCGCACTGCATCTACCGCGGGTACTGCCTGCAGGGCTGCAAGGTCAACGCCAAGGCCAGCCCGTACGTCACCCACCTGCCCGACGCGTTGTCGCACTCGGTGGAGATCCGGGCGAACTGCATGGCCTCCCGCATCGAGATAGACCAGTCCACCGGCAAGGCCAAAGGAGTCATCTACCACCAGGAAATCGGTGGAAAGGAGATCATCCAGCGCGCGAAGTTCGTCGCCGTCGCGGGCTACTCGATCGAGACACCGCGCCTGTTACTGAACTCCACGTCCGCGCGGTTCCCCAATGGCCTGTGCAACAACGAGGACCAGGTCGGGCGCTACATCATGGTGCAGGGCGCCAGCCAGACCGCCGGACGATTCCCTGAAGAGCTGCGGATGTACAAAGCGCCGCCACCGGAGATCTCCTCCGAACAGTTCTACGAGACCGACTCCTCGCGAGGCTTCAAGCGCGGCTTCTCCATCCAGACGGTCTCACCGCTGCCGATCGGTTGGGCCGAACACGTTCTGGCCGACGGGCACTGGGGACGGGCAATGCGCGAATACATGCGCGACTACAACCACTGGACCACGATTGGCGTGCTGAACGAGCTACTGCCCCAACCGGACAACCGGATCACCATTGCCGACGAGACGGATCCCTACGGGATTCCGATCGCACGGATGGACTATTCGCTGTGCGACAACGACCACGCCAACGTTGAGTACTCCACCAAGATCATCAAGGACATCCTGCACGCCGCCGGCAGCCAGGACATTCTGACGATCCACCGGTACGCGCACCTGGTGGGCGGAGCGCGGATGGGTTCGGCCCCGAGCAACAGCGTGGTCGATGCCAACCACCGCAGCTGGGCCGTGCCCAACCTGTTCATCGCCGACGGTTCGGTATGCCCGACGCAGGGCTCCGCCAATCCCGCCTTGACGATCATGTCGTTGGCCTCCCGACTGGCCCAGCAGATGGCGTCCGGCGTCGCGATGAGCGATGACCCGGTTGTCCGAGCGGGGTCGCGCGCGCCGGAGTCGGCGCGTAGGTAG
- a CDS encoding gluconate 2-dehydrogenase subunit 3 family protein yields MPDFRKPSHLPNLRADGQPPHPSWLPRQRVGVSPQMIGRYPDFDVLSAVDTWDHATTKVVLARLEPTGPMQFFDTDEEQTLRAFCDVVLAQDGEPRVPVAESIDQKMATGQLDGYQYADMPDDRDTWKAALRGLDHAASAHGADSFAAATLPEQEAIIADFAGGKLSGGPWDQMDPSRAWSVCLRAILSGFYSHPWAWNEIGFGGPAYPRGYMRLGPTSTTEPFETHGSTSEDPSDVVRGDS; encoded by the coding sequence GTGCCCGACTTCCGCAAACCCTCCCACCTACCCAATTTACGCGCTGACGGTCAGCCGCCACACCCTTCGTGGCTGCCGCGACAACGGGTCGGCGTCAGCCCGCAGATGATCGGGCGATACCCCGACTTCGACGTGCTGTCGGCGGTCGATACGTGGGACCACGCAACGACGAAGGTGGTGCTTGCCCGGTTGGAGCCCACCGGTCCGATGCAGTTCTTCGACACCGACGAGGAGCAAACCCTCCGCGCGTTCTGCGATGTCGTACTCGCCCAGGACGGCGAACCACGCGTGCCGGTCGCCGAATCGATCGACCAGAAGATGGCGACCGGCCAACTGGACGGTTACCAGTACGCCGATATGCCCGATGACCGCGACACGTGGAAGGCAGCCCTGCGCGGGTTGGACCATGCAGCCTCGGCACATGGCGCCGACAGCTTCGCCGCCGCGACACTGCCCGAGCAGGAAGCCATCATCGCCGACTTCGCAGGCGGCAAGCTGTCCGGCGGCCCCTGGGACCAGATGGATCCGTCGCGGGCCTGGAGCGTCTGCCTGCGTGCCATCCTCTCCGGGTTCTACTCCCACCCGTGGGCGTGGAACGAGATCGGTTTCGGCGGCCCCGCCTACCCACGCGGCTACATGCGACTGGGCCCGACGAGCACGACCGAACCATTCGAGACACACGGCTCGACCAGCGAAGACCCGTCCGACGTTGTCAGGGGAGATTCATGA
- a CDS encoding TspO/MBR family protein produces the protein MKQPPSDNGERRFFIRAGHTAAMDLKRVLFAAVPPVAAAVIGGIGSKDAPVVYARLDKPTWAPPAELFGPAWTTLYGLIGTAGWRMYPKVSDRAKRLHLAQMTVNASWSWVFFTVKDKRKSLAVIATLDALVAAELWAIRKEDPASAALLAPYAGWIAFATALNACVSEPANERASAAHSHRF, from the coding sequence ATGAAGCAGCCGCCATCTGACAACGGCGAGCGGCGCTTCTTCATCCGTGCCGGGCATACTGCTGCGATGGACCTCAAACGTGTGCTGTTCGCTGCCGTCCCACCCGTCGCTGCTGCTGTCATCGGCGGCATCGGCTCGAAAGATGCTCCCGTGGTCTACGCACGGTTGGACAAGCCGACGTGGGCACCGCCGGCCGAGCTGTTCGGGCCGGCGTGGACGACTCTCTACGGCCTGATCGGCACAGCAGGCTGGCGGATGTACCCGAAGGTCTCCGACCGCGCGAAACGACTGCACCTCGCGCAGATGACGGTGAACGCGTCGTGGTCGTGGGTGTTCTTCACCGTCAAGGACAAGCGCAAGTCCCTCGCCGTGATCGCCACCCTCGACGCGCTTGTCGCTGCCGAGTTGTGGGCCATCCGTAAAGAAGACCCCGCGTCAGCAGCCCTGCTGGCGCCCTACGCAGGGTGGATCGCTTTCGCGACAGCGCTCAACGCCTGCGTCAGCGAACCGGCGAATGAGCGGGCCTCAGCGGCACATTCGCACAGATTCTGA
- the aceE gene encoding pyruvate dehydrogenase (acetyl-transferring), homodimeric type: protein MSTAPTPDAAINGDHSDPEEMQEWGESFDQLLNQGGPGRAGAVLRMLGEKGAMSGLSPRETVTTDYINTIAPAQEPEYPGDENTERAYRRLLRWNAAVMVHRAQRPDIGVGGHISTYAGAATLYEVGLNHFFRGPDHPGGGDQVFFQGHASPGMYARAYLEGRLTEEDLDGFRQEKSKEGHALSSYPHPRLMPHFWQFPTVSMGIGPMNAIYQAQLNRYLQNRGIKDTSDQHVWAFLGDGEMDEAESRGFLQLAANDNLDNLTFVINCNLQRLDGPVRGNGKIVQELEGFFRGAGWNVVKVLWGREWDALLAQDHDGELVRVMNETPDGDYQTYKGESGEYIREHFFGKSAAAKELVQHLTDDQIWSLKRGGHDYQKVYAAYRAATTGNTTGRPTVILAKTVKGYGLGANFEARNATHQMKKLTVADLKTFRDLLHIPVTDEQIDADPYKVPYYTPGPDSPEIKYMMARRRELGGFVPERRNSPRELELPPEKTYDIARKGSGKQMAATTMAFVRLMRELLRDKGIGNRIVPIVPDEARTFGMDSFFPTAKIYNPNGQNYTPVDRALLLAYKESEQGQILHTGINEAGSVAAFTAAGTSYATHGEPLIPIYVFYSMFGYQRTGDSMWAAMDQMTRGFIIGATAGRTTLTGEGLQHADGHSPVLAATNPGTKVYDPAFGYEIAHIVRDGLETMYGKDSTDRNWMYYITVYNEPMLQPKEPDDVDIDGIVRGLHRIHTGSGEGARANLMGSGVSVLWVLEAAEVLAKDWGVSADVWSVTSWNELRRDGLAAEEEAFLHPDREVRVPYVTAKLADSPYPIIASTDFVSEVPDQIRQFLPNRFATLGADGHGFSDTRAAARRFFHIDIESIVVRTLQTLAQDGQIDASLAREAAAKYRLLDVTAGTTGNAGGDS, encoded by the coding sequence ATGAGTACTGCCCCCACACCCGATGCAGCCATCAATGGCGATCACTCAGACCCCGAGGAAATGCAGGAGTGGGGCGAGTCTTTCGATCAGCTACTGAATCAGGGCGGACCGGGCCGAGCGGGTGCCGTGCTGCGGATGTTGGGCGAGAAGGGAGCGATGTCCGGGCTCTCTCCGCGGGAGACGGTGACCACGGACTACATCAACACCATCGCCCCCGCGCAAGAGCCGGAGTACCCCGGCGATGAGAACACCGAGCGGGCCTACCGTCGGTTGCTGCGTTGGAACGCAGCAGTGATGGTGCACCGCGCCCAGCGCCCCGACATCGGAGTCGGTGGGCACATCTCGACCTACGCCGGTGCCGCGACGCTTTACGAGGTGGGTCTCAACCACTTCTTCCGCGGGCCGGACCACCCCGGCGGAGGCGATCAGGTCTTCTTCCAGGGGCACGCGTCCCCCGGCATGTACGCGCGGGCCTATCTCGAAGGCCGACTGACCGAGGAGGACCTGGACGGGTTCCGTCAGGAGAAGTCCAAGGAAGGGCACGCGCTGTCCTCCTACCCGCACCCCCGGTTGATGCCGCACTTCTGGCAGTTCCCGACCGTGTCGATGGGTATCGGCCCGATGAACGCGATCTATCAGGCGCAGCTGAATCGCTATCTGCAGAACCGTGGCATCAAGGACACCAGCGACCAGCACGTGTGGGCCTTCCTCGGCGACGGTGAGATGGATGAGGCGGAGTCGCGCGGCTTCCTGCAGTTGGCCGCCAACGACAACCTCGACAACCTGACGTTCGTCATCAACTGCAATCTGCAGCGCTTGGACGGACCGGTGCGCGGCAACGGCAAGATCGTGCAGGAGCTGGAAGGCTTCTTCCGGGGTGCGGGGTGGAATGTCGTGAAGGTGCTGTGGGGTCGGGAGTGGGACGCGTTGTTGGCGCAGGACCACGACGGCGAGCTGGTGCGGGTCATGAACGAGACCCCGGACGGGGACTACCAGACGTACAAGGGTGAATCGGGGGAATACATCCGTGAGCACTTCTTCGGTAAATCAGCGGCTGCCAAAGAGCTGGTGCAGCACCTCACCGACGACCAGATCTGGAGTCTGAAGCGAGGCGGGCACGACTACCAGAAGGTCTACGCCGCCTACCGCGCCGCGACCACCGGCAACACGACCGGTCGGCCGACCGTGATCCTCGCCAAGACCGTCAAGGGGTACGGCCTGGGTGCCAACTTCGAGGCGCGCAACGCCACCCACCAGATGAAGAAGCTGACGGTCGCGGATCTGAAGACCTTTCGCGACCTCCTGCACATCCCGGTCACCGATGAGCAGATCGACGCCGACCCGTACAAAGTGCCGTACTACACGCCCGGGCCGGATTCCCCCGAGATCAAGTACATGATGGCGCGTCGGCGCGAGCTGGGCGGCTTCGTGCCGGAACGGCGCAACTCCCCTCGTGAGCTGGAGCTGCCGCCGGAGAAGACCTACGACATCGCGCGTAAGGGCTCGGGCAAGCAGATGGCCGCCACGACGATGGCGTTCGTACGATTGATGCGGGAGTTGCTGCGGGACAAGGGGATCGGCAACCGTATCGTGCCGATCGTGCCAGACGAGGCGCGTACTTTCGGCATGGACAGCTTCTTCCCGACGGCGAAGATCTACAACCCGAACGGGCAGAACTACACGCCGGTCGACCGTGCGCTGCTGCTGGCCTACAAGGAGTCCGAGCAGGGGCAGATTCTGCACACCGGCATCAACGAGGCCGGCTCGGTCGCGGCGTTCACGGCGGCCGGTACGTCCTATGCGACGCACGGTGAGCCGCTGATCCCGATCTACGTCTTCTACTCGATGTTCGGGTACCAGCGCACCGGCGACTCGATGTGGGCCGCGATGGACCAGATGACACGTGGATTCATCATCGGCGCGACCGCCGGCCGCACGACGCTGACCGGTGAGGGGCTGCAGCATGCGGACGGGCACTCCCCCGTACTCGCGGCGACCAACCCGGGCACCAAGGTGTACGACCCGGCGTTCGGTTACGAAATTGCGCACATCGTGCGTGATGGTCTGGAGACCATGTACGGCAAGGACTCCACCGACCGCAACTGGATGTACTACATCACCGTCTACAACGAGCCGATGCTGCAGCCGAAGGAGCCCGACGACGTCGACATCGACGGAATCGTGCGCGGCCTGCACCGCATCCATACCGGATCCGGCGAGGGCGCACGCGCCAACCTGATGGGCTCCGGGGTATCCGTGCTCTGGGTACTGGAGGCCGCCGAGGTGTTGGCGAAGGACTGGGGTGTCTCGGCTGACGTGTGGTCGGTGACGTCGTGGAACGAGCTGCGGCGCGACGGCCTGGCCGCTGAGGAAGAGGCATTCCTGCACCCGGACCGCGAGGTTCGAGTGCCGTACGTGACCGCCAAACTGGCCGACTCGCCCTACCCGATCATCGCCTCGACGGACTTCGTCTCAGAGGTGCCGGACCAGATCCGGCAGTTCCTGCCGAACCGTTTCGCAACGCTGGGCGCGGACGGGCATGGCTTCTCCGACACCCGCGCCGCGGCACGCCGGTTCTTCCACATCGACATCGAGTCGATCGTGGTACGCACGCTGCAGACGCTGGCGCAGGACGGCCAGATCGACGCATCGCTGGCGCGCGAGGCGGCCGCGAAGTACCGCCTGCTCGACGTGACTGCAGGTACCACGGGTAACGCCGGCGGGGACTCCTGA
- the aceB gene encoding malate synthase A, which produces MIELTDAHPVEGAQEILTTQAMAFVEALHTRFAGRRDELLAARVQRQAETASTGRLDFLPETRAIRDADWNVAPAPEALRDRRVEMTGPAVPAKMAINALSSGAKVWLADMEDASCPTWPNVVAAVRNLRDAARGTLSFDSPDGREYRLREDAPRAVVVTRPRGWHLDEAHVLIDGKRAVGALVDFGLHFFHIAQQLIDNGNGPYYYLPKMESHLEARLWNDVFTFAQHELGIAHGTIRATMLIETIPAAFEMDEMLYELRKHASGLNAGRWDYLFSIIKYFRDTGHEFVLADRADITMTAPFMRAYTELLVRTCHRRGAYAMGGMAAVIPTHDAESNAIAFDKVRADKTREAGDGFDGSWVAHPALVPVCEEVFDGVLGERPNQLDRLREDVWVTADQLLDVRSAQGSNTEVGLRNNLYVALAYTAVWLSGNGAVAIHNLMEDAATAEISRSQVWQLIANGETLADTGEKVTRPLVQRLLGEESERLRGEVSAERFEQYNRPALGLISDLCLNDHFVDFLTLPAYEHVI; this is translated from the coding sequence GTGATCGAACTGACCGATGCCCATCCCGTCGAGGGCGCACAGGAGATCCTGACCACGCAGGCGATGGCTTTCGTCGAGGCGCTGCATACCCGCTTCGCCGGTCGTCGCGATGAGCTGCTCGCCGCGCGTGTGCAGCGCCAGGCTGAGACCGCCAGTACCGGCCGCCTTGATTTCCTGCCCGAAACCCGGGCGATCAGAGATGCCGACTGGAACGTCGCACCCGCACCCGAGGCGCTGCGGGACCGCCGCGTGGAGATGACCGGCCCCGCAGTGCCCGCCAAGATGGCGATCAACGCGCTGAGCTCGGGCGCCAAAGTGTGGCTCGCCGACATGGAGGATGCCAGTTGTCCGACCTGGCCGAATGTCGTTGCCGCCGTGCGCAACCTACGCGATGCGGCGCGAGGCACCTTGTCTTTCGACAGCCCCGATGGGCGCGAGTACCGCCTGCGCGAGGACGCACCGCGCGCCGTCGTCGTCACTCGACCACGGGGCTGGCACCTGGACGAGGCGCATGTGCTCATCGACGGGAAGCGCGCGGTCGGCGCACTGGTCGACTTCGGGCTGCATTTCTTCCACATCGCGCAGCAACTGATCGACAACGGCAACGGCCCCTACTACTACCTGCCCAAGATGGAGAGTCATCTGGAGGCGCGGTTGTGGAATGACGTCTTCACCTTTGCTCAGCATGAGCTCGGTATCGCTCACGGAACGATCCGGGCAACGATGTTGATCGAGACGATCCCGGCCGCGTTCGAGATGGACGAGATGCTCTACGAGCTGCGCAAGCATGCATCGGGTCTGAACGCCGGTCGCTGGGACTACCTCTTCAGCATCATCAAGTACTTCCGCGACACAGGTCACGAGTTCGTGCTGGCCGACCGCGCAGATATCACGATGACCGCTCCGTTCATGCGGGCCTACACCGAGCTGCTGGTGCGCACCTGCCACCGCCGCGGTGCCTACGCGATGGGCGGGATGGCCGCCGTCATCCCCACCCATGACGCGGAATCGAACGCAATCGCCTTCGACAAGGTGCGCGCGGACAAGACGCGTGAAGCCGGCGACGGCTTCGACGGTTCCTGGGTGGCCCACCCCGCGCTGGTACCGGTCTGCGAAGAGGTCTTCGACGGCGTACTGGGTGAACGACCCAACCAGTTGGACCGACTGCGCGAAGACGTCTGGGTCACTGCCGATCAACTGCTCGACGTACGGTCCGCGCAGGGCAGCAATACCGAGGTCGGGCTGCGAAACAACCTGTATGTCGCGCTGGCCTACACCGCTGTATGGCTCTCCGGCAACGGCGCGGTAGCCATCCACAATCTGATGGAAGATGCTGCTACCGCGGAGATTTCACGCTCTCAGGTGTGGCAGCTGATAGCCAATGGCGAGACCCTGGCCGACACCGGTGAGAAAGTGACCCGCCCCCTGGTGCAGCGGCTGCTCGGCGAAGAATCCGAACGGTTGCGTGGCGAGGTGAGCGCCGAGCGCTTCGAGCAGTACAACCGCCCTGCGCTTGGTTTGATCTCCGACCTCTGCCTGAACGATCACTTCGTGGACTTCCTCACCCTTCCCGCCTACGAACACGTCATCTGA
- a CDS encoding NADP-dependent malic enzyme, translated as MSRPTPGHAITMRVSAPTGFSATSELTAAAAAAGAEITALDVIESTHENVIVDLTCNTEGDAHAAQVAAAVDALPGVSVGKVSDRTFLMHLGGKLSVEPKVELRTRDDLSRAYTPGVARVCLAIAANPADARRLTIKRNTVAVVTDGTAVLGLGDIGPAAALPVMEGKAALFKRFADVDAWPVCLDTKDTEEIIMIVKAMAPVYGGINLEDISAPRCFEIERRLRDELDIPVFHDDQHGTAIVVLAALINALRVVDKTIENARIVVSGAGAAGHAIIQLLHAQGAGPIVACDRKGAIDRTRTYEDPHRQWIADNTNPENFSGSLHDAMSGADVFIGVSAPGVIEEQHVATMAPGAIVLALANPDPEIHPLDAAKHATVVATGRSDFPNQINNVLAFPGLFRGLLDANASDITTPMLVAAAQAIADCVNPDELNASYIIPSVFDPDVAGKVAAAVVANSTPVV; from the coding sequence ATGTCGCGCCCCACCCCAGGTCACGCCATCACGATGCGAGTCAGCGCGCCCACGGGCTTCAGCGCGACTTCGGAGCTGACTGCAGCGGCAGCAGCAGCCGGCGCGGAGATCACCGCTCTGGACGTCATCGAATCCACTCACGAGAACGTGATCGTCGACCTCACCTGCAACACCGAGGGCGACGCGCACGCGGCGCAGGTCGCCGCGGCCGTTGACGCGCTGCCCGGAGTGAGCGTCGGCAAGGTCAGCGACCGGACATTCCTGATGCATCTGGGCGGCAAGCTGTCGGTCGAGCCGAAGGTTGAGCTGCGCACGCGCGATGACCTGTCCCGTGCCTACACCCCCGGTGTCGCGCGAGTCTGCCTGGCGATCGCTGCGAACCCCGCCGACGCCCGTCGCCTGACGATCAAACGCAACACCGTCGCCGTCGTCACCGACGGCACCGCTGTCCTCGGCCTGGGCGATATCGGCCCGGCCGCTGCGCTGCCCGTCATGGAGGGTAAGGCCGCGCTCTTCAAGCGGTTCGCCGACGTCGACGCATGGCCGGTCTGCCTGGACACCAAGGACACCGAAGAGATCATCATGATCGTCAAGGCAATGGCGCCGGTCTACGGCGGCATCAACCTCGAGGACATCTCTGCGCCGCGCTGCTTCGAGATCGAGCGCCGACTACGCGATGAGCTCGACATCCCGGTGTTCCACGACGACCAGCACGGGACGGCGATCGTCGTGCTCGCTGCGCTGATCAACGCATTGCGCGTGGTCGACAAGACCATCGAGAACGCCCGCATCGTTGTCAGCGGCGCCGGCGCTGCGGGGCACGCGATCATCCAGTTGCTGCATGCTCAGGGCGCCGGTCCGATCGTGGCGTGTGACCGCAAGGGCGCCATTGATCGCACCCGCACCTATGAGGACCCGCACCGTCAGTGGATCGCGGACAACACCAACCCGGAGAACTTCTCCGGCAGCCTGCACGACGCGATGTCCGGTGCCGATGTCTTCATCGGCGTCTCGGCGCCTGGCGTGATCGAGGAGCAGCACGTCGCCACGATGGCGCCGGGGGCCATCGTGCTGGCGCTGGCCAACCCCGACCCGGAGATCCACCCGCTCGACGCCGCGAAGCACGCAACCGTAGTGGCGACCGGGCGTAGCGACTTCCCCAACCAGATCAACAACGTGCTCGCGTTCCCGGGGCTGTTCCGCGGACTGCTCGACGCCAACGCCAGCGACATCACCACCCCGATGCTCGTGGCAGCCGCCCAGGCGATCGCCGACTGCGTCAACCCCGATGAACTGAATGCCAGCTACATCATCCCCAGTGTCTTCGACCCCGATGTCGCCGGCAAGGTGGCAGCGGCCGTCGTCGCCAACAGCACGCCAGTCGTCTGA
- a CDS encoding DUF2071 domain-containing protein yields the protein MTVQPVSSIAPALRGFQIMSQDWLDLTFLHWRVPADVVAPLLPPGTHPDLYDGSSWVGLIPFRMVDAGIAKGPAVPWFGTFAETNVRLYSVDDQGRRGIVFRTLEASRLAVVLGARAAFALPYTWSRMRVAETGGVLTYTSTRRWPGPRSARTTIVVRPGAMLPQEDPMAEFLTARWGLHTRAFGRTLYVPNEHPTWSLQNAELLHLDDTLVEASGLPGVAARPPDSVLFSRGVTTQFAFPFTASRPLAPPVR from the coding sequence ATGACGGTGCAGCCGGTGAGCTCGATCGCCCCCGCTCTGCGCGGGTTTCAGATCATGAGTCAGGACTGGCTCGACCTGACATTTCTGCACTGGCGGGTCCCTGCGGACGTCGTAGCGCCGCTTCTCCCGCCGGGAACCCATCCGGACCTCTACGACGGGTCGAGTTGGGTGGGACTCATCCCATTCCGGATGGTCGACGCCGGCATCGCCAAGGGTCCGGCGGTTCCGTGGTTCGGCACCTTCGCCGAGACCAATGTGCGGCTCTACTCCGTGGATGACCAAGGCCGGCGCGGCATTGTTTTCCGCACCCTCGAAGCGTCCCGGTTGGCGGTGGTCCTCGGCGCGCGCGCGGCGTTCGCGCTGCCCTACACCTGGTCGCGGATGCGGGTCGCCGAGACCGGGGGAGTGCTGACCTACACGTCCACGAGGCGCTGGCCCGGCCCTCGATCGGCGCGCACCACCATCGTCGTCAGGCCGGGCGCCATGCTGCCGCAGGAGGATCCGATGGCCGAGTTCCTTACCGCACGGTGGGGACTGCACACCCGGGCCTTCGGCCGCACGCTCTACGTGCCCAACGAACACCCGACCTGGTCGCTACAGAACGCTGAGCTGTTGCACCTGGACGACACCCTGGTCGAAGCATCCGGACTACCCGGCGTAGCGGCGCGTCCGCCGGACTCGGTTCTCTTCTCCCGGGGCGTCACCACCCAGTTCGCGTTCCCGTTCACTGCCTCGCGCCCACTCGCGCCGCCGGTCCGCTGA
- a CDS encoding endo alpha-1,4 polygalactosaminidase, with protein MAWARNTGLALAVVSGCAGCGVPAVLQPGRSVQQSPQTLVHRTTKAFPEGAVFDYQIGGPYQPAVDVGIVDRDRSQKGVPGRFNICYVNAYQAQPDELQWWRKEHSTLLLRDKAGALVIDKVWNEALLDISTPAKRTQLAKIVGTWFAGCARFGHDAVEPDNLDSYTRSTGLISRGDAIAFAADLAREAHIYQLLVAQKNSSELAPKLRTAGYDFAIVEDCQEFGECAAYTSAYGRKVIEIEYDAKRFATACKMRSGKVSLLLRDVDVVPRGKPGYVNKTC; from the coding sequence ATGGCATGGGCGCGCAACACCGGATTGGCACTCGCGGTGGTGTCGGGCTGCGCGGGCTGCGGTGTGCCCGCGGTTCTACAACCAGGGCGCAGCGTTCAGCAGTCCCCGCAAACTCTGGTCCATCGCACGACCAAAGCATTCCCCGAAGGGGCGGTTTTCGACTACCAGATCGGCGGCCCGTACCAACCCGCAGTCGATGTGGGGATTGTCGACCGGGACCGCTCGCAGAAGGGGGTGCCTGGGCGCTTCAACATCTGCTATGTCAACGCCTACCAGGCGCAGCCGGATGAACTCCAGTGGTGGCGCAAAGAGCATTCCACCCTGCTACTGCGGGACAAGGCCGGTGCACTGGTCATCGACAAAGTCTGGAACGAGGCCCTGTTGGACATCAGCACACCTGCCAAGCGGACCCAGCTCGCCAAGATCGTGGGTACCTGGTTTGCCGGATGCGCACGATTCGGACACGATGCCGTCGAGCCGGACAACCTCGATTCATACACCCGTTCCACGGGCCTGATCAGCAGAGGTGACGCAATTGCATTCGCGGCGGACCTGGCGCGCGAAGCACACATCTACCAATTGCTGGTCGCGCAGAAGAACTCCTCTGAGCTCGCCCCGAAGCTGCGCACTGCGGGCTACGACTTTGCGATCGTCGAGGACTGCCAGGAATTCGGTGAGTGCGCGGCGTACACCTCGGCGTACGGCAGGAAAGTCATCGAGATCGAATACGACGCGAAGCGATTCGCTACAGCGTGCAAAATGCGTAGCGGCAAGGTGTCCTTACTGCTGCGGGATGTGGATGTAGTGCCCAGAGGGAAACCCGGGTACGTCAACAAGACCTGTTGA